A window from Tautonia rosea encodes these proteins:
- a CDS encoding caspase family protein — MGLLPIAVLTMAGLAVSLEDQARSAPSADPELWAVVIGIDEYTEGRALPGSRGAARDAEAFATWLTTEAGWPADHIRLMIPGAPAQLRPIRANLDHAITQWLTDRVRPGDRIVVYFAGQAVSLPPVPNAKPGDPPRDYLLPLDARLSDLDGTGWSLGDALDPIASRGDHPILCLLDTGPSGRVRPVAPNGVPYDPAPASRMLRSVQRWPGTTAWLAASDGPARETRDGRGLFTSRLIEALGNRQGARNLSAALDRLRRDSDLAGQRIQTSGGFDLNLSLVRDAIRPARDLITEPIVQRGHGDRVIAVAFTPDGGQMITASMDSTVRVWRGAGEELLRVLSGVLVGARSLAISSDASTLLIGGGQGEVAVYDLSLERWRSPRAVVHESPVRSAQFLPGETHAVTLDEAGRCAVWDLTLPEVSLSTIIADAGAFAITTATDPEGVGFALMVEENRSRQINLYTPTGQFLRALRAPESASGALALGPSGDRLVIGTTDGRIVTVGIEGRILSEHQIGQAISSLRVAPRWLVAAAGSSLIVISEDHHGPAAPLDLGETIDHISLSADGRRLAACSTFSGKILAWDLTADGRSAQPILLDNAGNGAALSLAFNPGGDILVSGDGQGSLRSWDLPAGTARPTVERGTGAIRHVAVSPDGRHLLHLVQDDESTGSALIWDLAEADGRGVRTIPGRFEFAGRFLDDNRLALLQAPIAGSPGGPALFDVPTLARLPVRFDRPSIRNRPSRTRFTLLTSSGDGSRIAAANETGPAFICLWDANTGELLSEPLRDLDGSVAALDLSTDGRRLFVADDLGIAKVWDLDEQAEPVLAPRVLDPANDAPNGSAVEITAGAIAPRNAGLVLLGRRDGRLELWNLNTGATTPVTRLDGAVASVAFSADGQLLAAAGDDRRIVLRQVDDPGRPIALGTTGVNHQERVHSLAFWTNQPILASASQDATVRLWQTNPSELLGTLTASETGASWVAFTPEGLFDASPDGERRVAWRINDQLAPGNDDDRVAYLDQLVAQRHVYGLTDVLRRGERPEPPPLPSTRPPLVMLEPASPHDPNRRTVELVVSLGGEEIESLRLYHNGSSLAVPEPDSRRFRLPLTLVEGENQIYALASRPGTIDGRSDILRLQCDVPTPGRLHVLALGVSDYRKNPEQALQFAHLDAQALASHFGKHAPGSVGKTVVLTNDAVSRESVEDVFRSLRQEIRDHPEDTVVVFLAGHTDVRREFFCLLLPEADLPTRLPGQTSMPLPELVAMRGAHDSTESRAPRPGRDPILDPVVLPYAEIYRQMLTLDALNRLVIIDACQADAIFDDRGVSLLMRRLADRDAYEARTSYILAARRGERALEASELEHGLLSYSLLRGMGAGGLREVSGLTIFDQYPMADLNGDSLIRADELRQYANLTLPALAEHFLGIPLAMRGARGEGDLPNTNTLAQGSADSSSASFPLVVLP, encoded by the coding sequence ATGGGACTCCTTCCGATCGCGGTGCTCACAATGGCCGGGCTTGCCGTGTCTCTGGAGGACCAGGCCCGCTCCGCTCCCTCTGCCGATCCCGAGCTTTGGGCCGTTGTCATCGGGATCGACGAGTACACTGAGGGCCGCGCCTTACCTGGCTCTCGGGGCGCGGCCCGCGATGCCGAAGCCTTCGCCACCTGGCTCACGACCGAGGCCGGTTGGCCAGCCGACCACATCAGGCTGATGATTCCTGGGGCTCCAGCCCAGTTGCGCCCGATCCGGGCCAACCTCGACCACGCGATTACCCAATGGCTTACCGATCGCGTTCGACCGGGAGACCGCATCGTCGTCTACTTCGCCGGTCAGGCCGTCAGCCTCCCGCCCGTTCCAAACGCAAAACCAGGAGACCCGCCCCGCGATTACCTTCTCCCCCTCGACGCCCGCCTCTCCGACCTCGATGGGACTGGCTGGTCGCTCGGCGACGCCCTTGATCCGATCGCCTCCCGAGGTGATCATCCAATCCTTTGCCTGCTCGACACCGGTCCATCCGGTCGAGTGCGTCCCGTGGCCCCCAACGGAGTACCGTACGATCCCGCCCCTGCCTCCCGCATGCTCCGTAGTGTGCAGCGATGGCCAGGGACGACCGCCTGGCTTGCCGCCTCGGACGGCCCCGCCCGCGAAACCCGCGACGGCCGCGGCCTGTTCACCTCCCGATTGATCGAGGCCCTCGGCAATCGACAGGGCGCTCGCAATCTCTCGGCAGCACTCGACCGGCTCCGCCGCGATTCGGACCTTGCCGGGCAACGCATACAGACATCCGGCGGGTTCGATCTCAATCTCTCCCTCGTTCGAGATGCCATCCGCCCGGCTCGCGACCTCATCACCGAGCCGATCGTCCAGCGAGGCCACGGCGACCGTGTCATCGCCGTCGCCTTTACGCCGGATGGAGGCCAGATGATCACCGCCAGCATGGACTCGACCGTCCGAGTCTGGAGAGGGGCAGGGGAGGAACTGCTCCGCGTTCTGTCCGGAGTCCTGGTCGGTGCCCGCTCCCTCGCGATCAGCTCCGACGCCTCGACACTCCTGATTGGAGGTGGTCAGGGCGAGGTCGCCGTCTACGACCTGAGCCTGGAGCGATGGCGATCTCCCCGAGCTGTCGTCCACGAGTCTCCCGTCCGGTCGGCTCAGTTCTTGCCTGGCGAGACCCATGCCGTCACGCTCGACGAGGCAGGACGATGTGCCGTCTGGGATCTGACGCTGCCCGAAGTCAGCCTCTCCACGATCATCGCCGACGCCGGAGCCTTCGCCATCACCACGGCCACCGATCCCGAGGGTGTCGGCTTCGCCTTGATGGTCGAGGAGAATCGCTCTCGTCAGATCAATCTTTACACTCCCACCGGACAGTTCCTCCGCGCGTTGCGTGCTCCGGAATCGGCTTCAGGGGCACTCGCGCTTGGCCCCTCGGGTGATCGGCTGGTCATCGGGACCACAGACGGACGGATCGTTACCGTCGGAATCGAGGGTCGAATCCTGAGTGAACATCAGATCGGCCAGGCGATCTCCTCACTTCGAGTCGCACCCCGATGGCTGGTGGCGGCTGCCGGATCATCCTTGATCGTCATTTCCGAGGATCATCACGGCCCCGCAGCCCCCCTCGATCTAGGTGAGACGATCGACCACATCTCCCTCTCGGCCGATGGACGACGGTTGGCGGCCTGCTCGACCTTCTCGGGGAAGATCCTCGCCTGGGATCTCACCGCCGACGGCCGATCCGCACAACCGATCCTCCTGGATAATGCCGGAAACGGCGCGGCGCTCTCCCTCGCCTTCAATCCAGGGGGCGACATTCTTGTCTCTGGCGATGGACAGGGTAGTCTTCGCTCCTGGGACCTGCCGGCGGGAACCGCTCGGCCCACTGTCGAGCGAGGGACCGGCGCGATCCGTCACGTCGCCGTTTCACCAGACGGCCGCCATCTGCTCCATCTCGTCCAGGATGACGAATCGACAGGCTCCGCCTTGATCTGGGACCTAGCCGAGGCTGATGGCCGAGGCGTGCGCACCATTCCCGGCCGCTTCGAATTCGCAGGCCGATTTCTCGACGACAACCGCCTCGCCCTCCTTCAAGCCCCGATTGCGGGCTCCCCGGGAGGACCGGCGCTTTTTGATGTCCCCACCCTTGCGCGACTCCCCGTTCGCTTCGATCGCCCCTCCATTCGGAACCGACCATCGCGAACTCGGTTCACCTTGCTGACCAGTTCCGGCGACGGGTCCCGGATTGCCGCAGCCAACGAGACCGGCCCGGCCTTCATCTGCCTCTGGGATGCCAACACCGGCGAGCTACTTAGCGAACCGCTCCGCGATCTCGACGGGAGCGTGGCGGCCCTGGATCTTTCGACCGACGGCCGCCGCCTCTTCGTGGCTGACGACCTCGGCATCGCGAAAGTCTGGGACCTCGACGAACAGGCCGAGCCGGTGCTCGCTCCCCGCGTGCTCGATCCCGCGAACGATGCCCCGAACGGCTCGGCCGTTGAGATCACGGCCGGAGCGATTGCTCCCCGTAACGCTGGGCTCGTGTTGCTCGGTCGCCGAGACGGACGCCTGGAACTCTGGAATCTCAACACCGGGGCCACCACACCGGTCACTCGGCTTGATGGTGCCGTTGCCTCCGTCGCCTTCTCGGCTGATGGCCAACTACTGGCCGCAGCCGGTGATGATCGCCGGATCGTTCTCCGTCAGGTGGACGATCCCGGCCGGCCGATTGCACTCGGAACCACTGGTGTGAATCACCAGGAACGAGTCCACTCCCTGGCCTTCTGGACCAACCAACCGATCCTCGCCAGTGCCAGTCAAGACGCGACCGTTCGCCTCTGGCAAACGAACCCGTCAGAGTTGCTCGGCACACTCACCGCCTCGGAGACTGGCGCGAGCTGGGTCGCCTTCACTCCAGAAGGGCTCTTCGACGCCTCTCCCGACGGGGAGCGTCGGGTCGCCTGGCGGATCAACGACCAGCTTGCGCCGGGGAACGACGACGATCGGGTGGCGTACCTCGATCAACTGGTTGCTCAACGGCATGTCTACGGCCTGACCGACGTTCTTCGACGAGGAGAACGTCCCGAGCCACCTCCCTTACCGTCGACGAGACCCCCACTTGTCATGCTTGAACCGGCCTCACCTCACGATCCAAACCGCCGCACGGTTGAGTTGGTCGTGAGCCTTGGCGGCGAGGAGATTGAGAGTCTGAGGCTCTATCACAACGGATCGAGTCTCGCGGTACCTGAGCCCGATAGCCGCCGTTTCCGTCTGCCACTAACACTCGTTGAGGGCGAAAATCAGATCTACGCCCTGGCCAGTCGTCCCGGCACAATCGACGGCCGCTCCGACATTCTCCGGCTCCAATGCGACGTTCCCACCCCTGGCCGATTGCATGTGCTGGCGCTCGGCGTGAGCGACTACCGGAAGAACCCCGAACAAGCATTGCAGTTTGCCCATCTCGACGCACAGGCTCTGGCAAGCCATTTCGGGAAACACGCCCCGGGAAGCGTGGGAAAAACCGTTGTTCTCACCAACGATGCGGTCAGCCGGGAATCCGTTGAAGACGTCTTCCGGTCCCTTCGGCAAGAGATCCGCGACCATCCTGAGGACACCGTGGTGGTCTTCCTCGCTGGTCACACCGATGTCCGTCGCGAGTTCTTCTGCTTGCTCTTGCCCGAAGCCGATTTGCCCACCCGTCTCCCAGGACAGACCTCGATGCCCTTACCCGAGCTGGTCGCCATGCGAGGTGCCCATGACTCAACCGAAAGTCGCGCCCCTCGGCCCGGCCGCGACCCGATCCTTGATCCGGTGGTCTTGCCTTATGCTGAGATCTATCGCCAGATGCTTACGCTCGATGCCCTCAACCGGCTCGTCATCATCGACGCCTGTCAAGCTGATGCCATCTTCGACGACCGTGGTGTTAGTCTCTTGATGCGTCGCTTGGCCGACCGCGATGCCTACGAGGCACGAACCTCTTACATCCTGGCCGCTCGCCGAGGGGAACGTGCACTTGAAGCCTCGGAACTTGAACACGGCTTGCTCAGCTACAGCCTCCTCCGAGGTATGGGAGCAGGCGGACTGCGAGAGGTCTCAGGGTTAACGATCTTCGATCAATATCCCATGGCTGACCTGAACGGCGATTCCTTGATCCGAGCTGACGAATTGAGGCAATACGCCAACTTGACCCTTCCCGCCCTCGCCGAGCATTTTCTCGGTATCCCCCTGGCCATGAGAGGGGCTCGTGGCGAAGGGGACCTCCCGAACACGAATACGCTTGCGCAGGGTTCAGCCGATTCCTCCTCCGCCAGTTTCCCGCTCGTGGTACTTCCTTGA
- a CDS encoding bifunctional serine/threonine-protein kinase/formylglycine-generating enzyme family protein translates to MDPKPNPNPNGNPTPPPDDDPGKTLNLLSPSGSQVGGSTPPSQGSSSPDPLTEQESTGKLSSTEGGFRPPSISVPETENHPSADLPSQIGLIHPGMVLLDQYEVLEHLGEGGMGAVWLVRNTGLDAKRVLKVINPSLVGSKSLRQRFTREAKLMAKISSHPHATVVHATGVANGVPYIEMEYIRGRSLRHELGARHSMAMDCIARLASQLCDVLGEAHRHGIVHRDLKPENIMLLADREPGKEFLKVLDFGIAKLIEQQDGAESGIATQTLGTEGFIGTAAYASPEQIKDESPDHRSDLYSLGVILYEMFTGHRPFPQKKPEQLLFAHCFEPPPPFSDHEGVEAPPAVEQVILRCLAKDRNDRPSSAEELRQDLLEAVFSVLSPTEVFTEFQPPPPTEPRRVPNPSQPTLPLKPESDPLLRNRRWRIARWIVTGILATVAVAASALIAVRSFDGAWDNKTTAPQAHTDEIPSTFPPSILAYLADRGFTPGDDALPDPGGNPSVIIRNSDGLRLFRHSGAYFPRGYTPDTAAGETDGLPNAIVREDGPRFMLVLGTDEYGFEMGAPDEYGGMKTLPEEQPRHQVVLSTFYLQQAEVTVGEMEAFLNEVEQWDRTSSDLEIYRQAIDDLQRAGVKFLAHPAAGVTRELAEAYAHHVSGQLPTEAQWEYAARSRGQDRPFVWGFEEDKKRANIDSGLVFSLAPTHEATLSPDDRLQNRIASGDITDQEILDLAGNLREWCRDVWRPYGRHASSTDPLEEPVDREEANYVIRGGSYLTEFPETARTTWRADATTVDYKGPLNHSDHDLGFRVVVEFLPLPSDPSALIKPE, encoded by the coding sequence ATGGATCCGAAGCCGAATCCAAACCCCAACGGGAATCCGACCCCTCCGCCGGACGATGACCCCGGCAAGACCCTCAACCTACTCTCCCCCTCCGGCTCCCAGGTCGGAGGATCAACTCCGCCATCGCAAGGCTCCTCGTCGCCCGATCCGCTTACGGAGCAGGAATCCACTGGCAAACTCTCCTCAACTGAAGGAGGTTTCCGACCTCCTTCCATCAGCGTTCCCGAAACCGAAAATCATCCCTCCGCCGACCTCCCTAGCCAGATCGGGTTGATCCACCCTGGCATGGTCTTGCTCGATCAGTACGAGGTGCTCGAACACCTCGGCGAGGGCGGTATGGGGGCCGTCTGGCTCGTTCGAAACACCGGCCTTGATGCGAAACGCGTGCTCAAGGTGATCAATCCGAGCCTCGTCGGCAGCAAGTCGCTCCGTCAACGCTTCACTCGCGAAGCGAAATTGATGGCCAAGATCTCCTCGCACCCCCACGCCACAGTGGTGCATGCCACAGGAGTGGCGAATGGGGTGCCTTACATCGAGATGGAATACATCCGGGGCCGCTCCCTTCGGCACGAGCTTGGTGCACGTCATTCGATGGCGATGGACTGCATCGCTCGACTTGCCTCGCAGCTCTGCGACGTCCTCGGCGAGGCACATCGCCACGGCATCGTCCATCGCGATCTGAAGCCGGAAAACATCATGCTTCTTGCCGACCGAGAACCCGGTAAGGAGTTCCTCAAGGTCCTTGACTTCGGCATCGCCAAGCTCATTGAACAGCAAGATGGGGCCGAGAGTGGCATCGCCACGCAGACTCTCGGAACCGAAGGGTTCATCGGCACCGCCGCCTACGCCAGCCCTGAGCAGATCAAGGACGAGTCTCCCGATCATCGCAGCGACCTTTACTCGCTCGGGGTCATCCTGTACGAGATGTTCACCGGCCACCGCCCGTTCCCGCAAAAGAAGCCTGAACAACTACTCTTCGCCCACTGCTTCGAGCCGCCCCCGCCGTTCTCCGATCACGAGGGAGTCGAGGCTCCCCCCGCTGTGGAGCAGGTGATCCTCCGCTGCCTTGCCAAGGATCGCAACGATCGGCCCTCTTCCGCCGAAGAACTCCGCCAAGATCTGCTTGAAGCCGTCTTCTCTGTTCTTAGCCCCACAGAGGTCTTCACCGAGTTCCAGCCCCCCCCTCCGACCGAACCTCGACGAGTTCCGAACCCCTCGCAACCCACGCTCCCCCTCAAGCCAGAGTCCGATCCCCTTCTGCGGAACCGACGATGGCGGATTGCTCGATGGATCGTCACGGGAATCCTCGCGACGGTCGCCGTTGCGGCCTCGGCCCTGATCGCCGTCCGGTCCTTCGACGGAGCATGGGACAACAAGACTACTGCTCCCCAGGCCCACACCGATGAGATTCCGAGCACGTTTCCTCCCTCGATCCTGGCATATCTTGCGGATCGAGGATTTACCCCTGGCGACGATGCCCTGCCTGACCCGGGCGGAAACCCTTCGGTCATCATCCGCAATTCCGACGGTCTCCGCCTCTTCCGGCACTCCGGAGCCTATTTTCCCAGGGGGTACACTCCCGACACCGCGGCCGGTGAAACCGATGGCTTGCCCAATGCCATCGTTCGGGAGGATGGTCCCCGTTTCATGCTCGTCCTCGGGACCGATGAGTATGGCTTCGAGATGGGAGCGCCCGATGAGTACGGCGGAATGAAAACGCTCCCAGAGGAACAACCGCGGCACCAGGTCGTTCTCTCCACCTTTTACCTGCAGCAAGCCGAGGTAACCGTCGGTGAAATGGAGGCGTTTCTCAACGAGGTCGAGCAGTGGGATCGCACTTCGTCGGACCTGGAAATCTACCGGCAAGCGATCGACGATCTCCAGCGAGCCGGGGTGAAGTTTCTTGCCCACCCCGCCGCTGGTGTCACCCGTGAACTTGCTGAAGCCTACGCTCACCATGTCTCAGGACAGCTTCCGACCGAGGCTCAGTGGGAATACGCTGCCCGATCCCGAGGTCAGGACCGACCCTTCGTCTGGGGTTTTGAAGAAGACAAGAAACGCGCCAACATTGATTCCGGTCTCGTCTTCTCCCTGGCCCCAACCCACGAAGCAACCCTCTCGCCCGACGACCGTCTCCAAAACCGGATCGCCTCAGGAGACATCACCGATCAGGAAATACTCGACCTGGCTGGCAACCTCCGCGAGTGGTGCCGAGACGTCTGGCGGCCTTATGGTCGGCACGCTTCCAGCACCGACCCACTTGAGGAACCCGTCGATCGGGAGGAGGCCAACTACGTGATCCGAGGAGGCTCTTACCTCACGGAATTCCCAGAGACAGCCCGCACCACCTGGCGCGCCGACGCCACCACGGTCGACTATAAAGGCCCCCTGAATCATAGCGATCACGATCTCGGCTTCCGCGTGGTTGTCGAATTTCTTCCCCTTCCTTCTGACCCGTCTGCTCTCATCAAGCCCGAATGA